From the genome of Paracidovorax avenae:
CGTGCTGGCCACGAACCTGCCCATGGTGCTGCGCATGACGGACCGCAACAGCATGCATGCGGGCGTGGAGGTGCGGGCGCCGTTCCTCGACTACCGCCTGGTGGAGCGCGCGCTCGCCACGCCCGCGCACCGGCGCATGGGCGACTACCATGGCAAGGCGCTGCTGCGGGAGGCCTTTTCCGCCGACCTGCCGGCACGCATCGTCGGCCAGCGCAAAAGCACGGGTTTCGGCCACGCCGAGCAGTTCCTGGTGGACCGCATGCCCCTGCAGGACATCTTGGCGTCGCTTCCGCAGGGCCTGGGCGATTTCCTCGACCTGCCGCGGCTGCGCCGCGAGCTGGCCGGTGGCCGTGCCCACAGCACGCTGTGGTTCGCGGTGTCGGTCGCGCTCTGGTACGGGAGCGTGTATGCGTAGCCGCCAGCCACGGAGAAGACCATGATGGCATCGGAGTGGGCACCGGATGACGGCCGCTGCCGCTGCTGCGGTGCGACGTGCGCACAGCGCTCCGTCTGGCCCGAAGTGTATGCCGGCAGCGGTCAGGAGCTGCGCCGCTGCGGCGGGTGCGCCGCGGCGTATCTGGCTCCGGATTTCACCGGCGAATCGCTGGCACGGTTCTACGCGGGCGACTACCGCAGGCTGTTCCCGGCGGAGGTGCCCTGGCGCAGCGAGGAGCGATTTTTTGCCTGGCGCGGCGACCGCCCCATTGCCCGGCAGCGGCTGGCGCGCATCGCTCCTGCATTGGCCCACGGCGCACGCCTGTTCGAGGTAGGGTCGGGATTCGGGGCGTTCCTTGGCGTGGCGGCGGCGCAGCGGCCGGATCTGCAGCTGTCGGCCAGCGAGCCCGACCTGGCGCACCGGGATCGCCTGCTGGATGGCGCGAAAGTGCGTTTCCTGCCGAGCTGGGAGGCACTGGCCGGCGGCGAAGCCGATGCCGTGGTCGCATTCCATGTGCTGGAGCATCTGCCGGACCCGCGGGCTTTTCTGGAAGACCTGGGGCATATCCTTGCACCGGGCGGGCAGGCCTGGATCGAGGTGCCGGACGTGATGAGCGGCTGGCGTTCGCGCAACTACGTGCATCCTGCGCACCTCAGCTATTTTTCCGCGCCGCTGCTGCGGCGGCTGGCCGTGGCTGCCGGACTGGATGTGGTCCATTGCGGCGCATGGCAGGGTGGCGGGGTGCTGGCGGAAAACCTGTGGGTGCAGTTGCGGCGCCCGCAAACGGGGGGCGCTCCCGTTTCCATGGAGCCTGCGTCCGCGGAGGAAATCCATCATCTGGATGCGCGCCTGGACAGCGTGCGCTGGGGTGCGCAGGACCGCTTGCGGCGCCTGCTCAAGCGTGCGGTCGTGCGCCTGTTCGGCAGTGGGCTGTTTGGCGAACTGCAGCGCTGGCGGATCCATCGGCGCATGGTGCGGGAGGAGGGCAATGCGGTTTCCTGAATTCCGGCAGGCCTTGCTTGCCCAATACGGCGAAGAAGCCGCCGACACGCGCCACGAGGCCTATTTCCTCGCACGCCGGGGGGGGATGGCCGTGCTGCGCGCCCTGCTCGCGGCCGCGCGCGATGCGTGGCTTTGCGGCCGGTTGCCGGAGCGCCCGGCTCCACTGGCCGGCTGGGTGGCGCTCGCCACGCTGCCGGGCGCCAACGGTTGGGGCGCGCTGGCGCCGTGCGTGGCCGACCTGGCCCGGCATGGCATCGCCTGCGCGGTGGTGGTCCATCCGCGCCTGCGCGGACAGGTCGCTGGCCAGGTACCTGCGCGGCCGTCCGCCCAGGCCTGGCGGCACGCGCTCGGCGCATGGCGGCTGAGGCCGGTGCGGGAAGGCGTACTGGTGGCATCGCCCTGGCTGGTGCGTTGCTGCGTGTTCCGGCAGCGCCTCTGGCGTGGCGCCTGGGAGCGGACATTCGATGCTGGCGCTTGCGGAACGCTGCTGCTGCACAACGATTTCGATGTGTATGCCGTGGCTGCGCAGCGTGCCTGCGGGGCCCGCTGGCGCAGCGTGTGCGTCCAGCATGGCCTGCCCACCGATGAGTTCTTTCCGGTGCATGCGCAGTGCCATCTGCTGTGGGGGCCGAGCAGCGCCGAGGTGTACGCCCGGCACGGCGTCGCCACGCAAGCGCTGGGTTATGGCCCGGCGCGCATGCTCTCTCCCGCCGCCGGGGCGCAGGCGCCCACGGCCCTGTATCTGGTTTCGCAGACCCACACGCCGATCTACGGACGGCCGCTCGCGGAGGATTTCCTGGCCCTGGCCCGGCAGCTCGCCCGGGACCGGCCGGGAGGGCTCGCGCTGCAGATCCTGCTGCATCCGGAGGAGGTGCGTCGGGGGCATCCCTACCAGGGCACGGAACTGGCCCCGCTGTGCCGTCCGCCTCCGCACGCGGTGCTGGTGGCGGACGGCCCGCCGGCCGTGGTGGCGGGCTTTTGCTCTTCCGCGCTGATGGACGCGGCGGTCCGCGGCCATTACGTGATCGGCATGGACTGGCCCGCGCCCGGGTCGGCCGATGCCCAGGCGGTGGGGCGCCCCTCTGCGCAGGTGGCGGACCCGGGCGCCTTTGGATATCTTGTCCGCAACCTGTGCCATGAGGCCGGGGCACGCACCGCTTTCCTGGAGCGGCAGCGCCTGTGGCTGCAGCGCAGCTTCGCCGCCGATCCCGCATGGCCGCGGCGCCTGGGAGGCGAGCCATGAAGCGGCTGGGGCTGGTGCTGTTCATCGTGTCGATCCACGCGGGCGACCTGCTGGTGGCCTGGATGTACGGCGGCGGCGCGTGGCCGGAGGCCGCGCTGCTGCGCACCGCCCGCGACGCGGCGGTGGTGGTTCTGGCGGGACTGTGCCTGCTTACCGTGCGCATGCCGAGGGCCCTGCTGGTGCAGGTGCTGGGGTTTTGCGCCCTCGCTGCCGCGCATGCGCCGGCCGGGTTCCTGCACGGCCTGCCTGCCGGCATCGTGCTCGGGTCCCTGGGCATCGTGCTGGTGCCGATGCTGTTCCTGCTGGCCGGGCATGTCTGCATGCCGCATCCACGGGACCTGCGCCTCGCCGTGCGTTGCCTGGTCTGGCTGGGCGTGGCCAGTGCCGCCTTCGGTGCATGGGATGTGGCCCATACGGACTTCTGGGTCCATGGCGTGCGGCTGCCGGAATACCTTTTCAATATCAAGGGCGTGCAGCCCGATGGCACCGAAAGGGAAACCGGCCTGCCCTGGAACTTTTTCGGCGGCGAGGCCAGGGAGCGCCGTGCGGGTGGCCTGCTGGCCGCGCCACTGGCCCAGGGACAGTTCCTGGTGACCGCGGCCCTGTCCGCGTTGGCGCTGTGGCAGCGCCGCTGGCCGTGGCGCGCCCTGCTGGCGTGCGGCGGCCTGCTGGCCGGCGTGTGGATGTCCGGCACCCGTGGCGCGATGCTGGCCGGTATCGTCGCCGTGATGGGCTACCTGCTGACATCGAAGGGGCTGGTCCGGTCCGCGGCCGCGCGGCTCTTCCTGGCGGGAATGGTGCTTGCGGCATTGGCGGCCGCTTCCGTCGGCATCGTGGTGGCCTCCGTGAACTTCCGAGACGGCTCCACGATCGGCCACTGGCTGGCGTTGCAGCGCAACCTGGCCGAACTGCACCAGGTGCTGCTGCTGGGCGGGGGCGTGGGGCGCCAGAGTGCGCTGGCGGCCCGCCAATCGCTGGCCGACCTGGGTGGCGGAGAAGGCTCGCTGTTCAGCATCGCCTACCAGATCGGCATACCCGGCGCGTTGCTGTTCCTGTCCATCGTGGGCTGGTGCCTGCACCGGTTGTGGGGGGCCTACCGGCTGCAGCGCGACCCCGTGGTATTGGCGGCTTTCTGGCTGCTTTGCGGCATCATGACCACTTTCGTTTCCTCGGAAAACGGACTGACCGTTTCGGGAGCCGGCGGATTCTGGCTGCTGCTCGGCGGCGTGCTGCGCCATGCCGCTGCCGCCAGGACCGCGGTGCCCGGGGTGTTCCCCGGGGAGGCTGCGGCCCATGGGGCTCCGGCCGGAGCGCAGGGGCGGCAGCCGGCTGGCGGAGCAGGGGGATGAGCCGGATGCGCATACTGCATGTGTACAAGGATTTCGCGCCGCATGCCGGCGGCGGCGGCGTGGCTCGCCACATCCATGGGCTGGCCGTGCTGGCATCGCGGGGCGGCAACGTGCTGCGGGTGGCCGCGCCGCAGGCACAGGGCGGCAGTGCCCATGGGTACGTGGCCGTGCAGGCCGGGGCCGGCGGATTGTGGCGCCAGGTCGGCTGGGCGGATGTGGTGCATGTGCATGGAGCGCGCGTTCCCGTTGCCGGCCTGGCCGCGGCGATCGCCTGGCTGCGTGGCCGGCGCCTGGTCTACACGCCCCATTGCTACTACGACGACGATTCCGGGCCGGGGAAACGCCTGCGCAAGTGGGCCTGGGACCTGGTGGTCGAGCGTCTGCTCCTGCGTGGCGCGGACCGCGTGGTGCTGCTGTCCGGCCACTGGGTGGATTACCTTCGCAGGCGCGGCATGGCGCCGCGGCGCCCGGTGGTGCTGCCCAATGCCGTACTGGAGGCCGAACTGGTCGCGCCTCCCGACGATGCGCCCCGACTGGAAGGCGCTCCCGCATTGCTGTCCGTGGGGCGGCTGGATGCCGTCAAGCGCCTGCACGATGCCGTCGCCGTGCTGGCGCATCCGGGGATGGAGGCGGCGGTGCTGCATGTGGTGGGGCGTGGCCCGGACCGGGGCCGGCTGGAGGAGGTCGCCCGGTCGCTCGGAGTGGGCGCGCGCGTGCGCTTCCACGGGTTCGTCGCCGATGCCTCCGTCGCGGCGATGGCCGCGGGCGCGGACGTTTTCGTGATGCCGTCGGCCGTGGAGGGCATGCCGACAGTGCTGATCGAGATGCTGCTGCTCGGCTGTCCCGTCGTGGCCAGCGACATTCCGGGTAATCGCTCGATCCTGGAAGAGGCGGGCCTGACCGGCGCGTTGTATCCGCTGGGCGACGTGGCGGCGCTCGCCACCCGCGTCGGACAACAGCGGCAGCACCGGGTGGATCCCGCCATCGTGGAGCGGGTCCGTACCTGCTTCACCTGGGAAGGCCTGAGGCCCCGCGTGCTCGCGCTCTACGGTGCGCTCGTCCAAGGGGCGGTTCCTTGAGCGCCCTGCCGTCCCGCCTGCGCTTTTTCGGCTGCCCCCTGGACATGGTTGCGCCAGAAGAACTGCTGCAGCGCGCACAGGCCGCCGCGGAGGGGGGGGCGCGGATCCGCATCGAAGGGCTGAACGTTGCCAAGCTGGTCGATGCGCGCGCGCAGCCGCTGCTGCACCAGGCGCTGGAGGAGGCAGAGCTGGTCCACATCGACGGGAGCGGCGTCGGCATCGGCCTGCACTGGCTGGGCGCCTCGCCGCCACCGCGCAGAGCGGGCATCGACCTGATGCAGGACCTGTGTGCCCAGGCCGCCCGATCCGGTGACAGTGTCTATCTCCTGGGTGCACGGCCCGCCGTGGTGGAGGCCGCCGCCGCCCGCCTGGGCGCTACCCACCCCGGATTGCGCATTGCCGGTGTGAGGGACGGCTATTTCACCGATCCCGAGGCGCCCGGCATCGTGCAGGAGATCCGCACCTCGGGCGCGCGCTACCTCTTCATCGGCATCAGTTCGCCCCGCAAGGAGCTGTTCCTGCAGCGACACTGGAACGACCTGGGCGTTGCGCTCGCCATGGGCGTGGGCGGATCGTTCGACGTGCTGTCCGGGATGCTGCCGCGGGCGCCGCACTGGATGCAGCGGTTCGGAATGGAGTGGCTGTTCCGGATGATCCAGGAGCCGCGGCGCCTGGCATGGCGTTACCTGCGCACCAATGCCATGTTCCTGATGTTGCTGCTGCGGGCCCGCCTGAGCCGTCGCCATCGTGCGCAGGCGGTCGTGCCTTCCGGACAATGACGGGGCTGGCTGTGCCATCGGGAGGGGCTGGACGCCAGCCATCGCAGGCCCCGCTGGTAGCGGTCTGCCTGGCTGCCTATCTGCTGTTCTGCCTGCAGCAGGTGGTGGTTGCGGGCGGTGCCGGCGGCGGCCTGTCGCTGGGGTCGGTCGCCCTGCTCGGCTGCATGTCGGCAGTCTCTGCCTGGGCGCTCTGGCGGCAAGGCGTGCCCCCGTGCCTCCGCAGGCCGCTGCTGGCAATCCTTGCCTGCATGGCAGCACTGGCTGCGTCGGTGCTGGCGTCCGGAAATGCGTCGCTCGCGTTCCGTTTCGCCGTGCGCTATGCCACCGCCCTGCTGGCGCTGTGGGCGATGCTCAACCTTGCCGTGGCCTGCCCGCGCTGGCCGCGCGCGGCAACGCTCGCGGCGTTGATCGCCCTGTGGCTCAACCTGGCGCTGGGCGTGGCCGTGCTGGTGCAGTGGCCGCCAGCCCTGCGCTTTTCGCTGGCATTCCACGCGGAGGACACGTTCAAATACCTGCCGCGCATTTCGGGCATGTACGAGCATCCGGCGCTGCTGGCCGCTTCCTCGCTGGTGGTGGCGCTGCTCGTGCTCCAGTTGCATCGCCGCCGGGAGCTGGGCCGCGCTGCGCTGGCGCTGGCGCTGCTGGGCGCCGCCGGCGCGCTCGCGCTGGCCCAGGTGCGCAACGCCCTGGTGCCGGCCGGGCTCCTGCTGGCCTGGTGCGCCTGGCCGCGCTCCGGCCTGTCGCGCCAGCATCGCCGCCTGGCCGCAGCGGCGCTGCTCGGTCTGGCAGCCCTCTCCGTGCTGGTGCTCTGGCAGCGCTACGCCGACATGACCAGTGCCTCGCGGGAAAACCTGCTGACCGCCGTGTCGCTCGGACGGACCTATCTCTGGGCCGGTGCGGTCGAGGCGTGGCGCGGCCATCCATGGTTCGGGCTGGGGCCGGGGGTGTTCCAGTTCCTGGTGCCCGACTACACCGGCGGCCGCTTCCTGCGCGGTGAACTGCACGCACACAACCTGGTGCTGGCTGCCCTGTCGGAGACCGGGCTGTGCGGACTGTTGGCCGGCCTCGGCCTGCTGCATGTCCTGTGGGCACCGCTGCTGCGGGCCGGTGGCGGCATGCGCCGCTGGGCGCTGGCGTGGCTCTGCCTGCTGCTCGGGGTGGGAGTGTTCGATTTCTACCTGCCGTTCTATCCGTTTTCGCTGCACGCGGCGCTGGCAGTGGCATTGCTGCATGCGATTGCGCGGAAGATGCCGTGCCGTCCGGATCCCGAACTCCGCGGTGATTCGTCGCCCCGGTTCAGGATGCATCGCGATCGAACAGCACGATCACGCAGGTCTGGGTGATGATGCTCAGGTCCAGCCACAGCGACCAGTGCTGGATGTAATACAGATCGAATTCCACGCGCTTGCGCATCTTCTCCAGCGTGTCGGTTTCGCCGCGCAAACCGTTGACCTGTGCCCAGCCGGTGATGCCCGGCTTGACGCGGTGGCGCTGCAGGTAGTTCGGAATGAGGTCCTGGTACTGCGCGCCGTGGGCGAGTGCGTGGGGACGCGGCCCGACCATCGACATGCGTCCCTGCAGCACGTTGAAGAGCTGCGGCAGTTCGTCGAGGCTGGTGCGGCGCATGAAGGCCCCGAAGCGGGTGACCCGCGCGTCGCCGCGCGCCGTCTGGGGCGGAAATTGCCGCTCGTCGTGCAGGCGCATGCTGCGGAATTTCCAGACCTCGAACGGGCGCCCGTCCCATCCCTGCCGCTGCTGTCGGAAGATCACCGGACCGGGGCTGGACAGCCTGACGCCGGCTGCCAGCACCAGCATCAGCGGGCTGGCCAGCAGGAGCAACGTCGCCGCCACCGACGTGTCGAGGCACGCCTTGAGCAGCCGGGAGCTGCGCGGCAGGGGGCGCACCGACAACTCCAACAGAGGTGTTCCCGCCAGCTCCGCCATGCCGTGGTGGATCATGCGGAAGGCGAAGATGTCGGGTATCCAGCGCACATGCACGCTGGTGGCGCCGAGGCGGCGCACGCTCTCGCGTATCAATGACTCCTCGCGCATGGGCCAGGCCAGCCAGACCTCGGCCACGCCATGGTCGTCCAGCCAGCGCGGCAGCGCGGCGAGGTCGCCGGCATGGATCGCCTCGGGCACCGGCACCATTTCCAGTCCGGACCATGGTCCGCTGCGGATGCGCTCCGCCACCTGCGCCACGCGCTCATGCGGTCCGAGCACGGCGATGCGCCGGGTGCCCATGCCGCGGCGGTGCAGCCAGCGCAGCGCGCGATCGAGCAGCAGGCGCACACCGATCAGCCCGCACGCCCCAAGCCCGGCCCAATACAGGAACCACAACCGGGAAAAGCTGGGCCCGGTCTTGCTCAGGAAGCTCAGCGAGGCCAGCACGCCCAGCACCAC
Proteins encoded in this window:
- a CDS encoding class I SAM-dependent methyltransferase — translated: MMASEWAPDDGRCRCCGATCAQRSVWPEVYAGSGQELRRCGGCAAAYLAPDFTGESLARFYAGDYRRLFPAEVPWRSEERFFAWRGDRPIARQRLARIAPALAHGARLFEVGSGFGAFLGVAAAQRPDLQLSASEPDLAHRDRLLDGAKVRFLPSWEALAGGEADAVVAFHVLEHLPDPRAFLEDLGHILAPGGQAWIEVPDVMSGWRSRNYVHPAHLSYFSAPLLRRLAVAAGLDVVHCGAWQGGGVLAENLWVQLRRPQTGGAPVSMEPASAEEIHHLDARLDSVRWGAQDRLRRLLKRAVVRLFGSGLFGELQRWRIHRRMVREEGNAVS
- a CDS encoding O-antigen ligase family protein; this translates as MKRLGLVLFIVSIHAGDLLVAWMYGGGAWPEAALLRTARDAAVVVLAGLCLLTVRMPRALLVQVLGFCALAAAHAPAGFLHGLPAGIVLGSLGIVLVPMLFLLAGHVCMPHPRDLRLAVRCLVWLGVASAAFGAWDVAHTDFWVHGVRLPEYLFNIKGVQPDGTERETGLPWNFFGGEARERRAGGLLAAPLAQGQFLVTAALSALALWQRRWPWRALLACGGLLAGVWMSGTRGAMLAGIVAVMGYLLTSKGLVRSAAARLFLAGMVLAALAAASVGIVVASVNFRDGSTIGHWLALQRNLAELHQVLLLGGGVGRQSALAARQSLADLGGGEGSLFSIAYQIGIPGALLFLSIVGWCLHRLWGAYRLQRDPVVLAAFWLLCGIMTTFVSSENGLTVSGAGGFWLLLGGVLRHAAAARTAVPGVFPGEAAAHGAPAGAQGRQPAGGAGG
- a CDS encoding glycosyltransferase family 4 protein; its protein translation is MRILHVYKDFAPHAGGGGVARHIHGLAVLASRGGNVLRVAAPQAQGGSAHGYVAVQAGAGGLWRQVGWADVVHVHGARVPVAGLAAAIAWLRGRRLVYTPHCYYDDDSGPGKRLRKWAWDLVVERLLLRGADRVVLLSGHWVDYLRRRGMAPRRPVVLPNAVLEAELVAPPDDAPRLEGAPALLSVGRLDAVKRLHDAVAVLAHPGMEAAVLHVVGRGPDRGRLEEVARSLGVGARVRFHGFVADASVAAMAAGADVFVMPSAVEGMPTVLIEMLLLGCPVVASDIPGNRSILEEAGLTGALYPLGDVAALATRVGQQRQHRVDPAIVERVRTCFTWEGLRPRVLALYGALVQGAVP
- a CDS encoding WecB/TagA/CpsF family glycosyltransferase, whose product is MSALPSRLRFFGCPLDMVAPEELLQRAQAAAEGGARIRIEGLNVAKLVDARAQPLLHQALEEAELVHIDGSGVGIGLHWLGASPPPRRAGIDLMQDLCAQAARSGDSVYLLGARPAVVEAAAARLGATHPGLRIAGVRDGYFTDPEAPGIVQEIRTSGARYLFIGISSPRKELFLQRHWNDLGVALAMGVGGSFDVLSGMLPRAPHWMQRFGMEWLFRMIQEPRRLAWRYLRTNAMFLMLLLRARLSRRHRAQAVVPSGQ
- a CDS encoding O-antigen ligase family protein is translated as MTGLAVPSGGAGRQPSQAPLVAVCLAAYLLFCLQQVVVAGGAGGGLSLGSVALLGCMSAVSAWALWRQGVPPCLRRPLLAILACMAALAASVLASGNASLAFRFAVRYATALLALWAMLNLAVACPRWPRAATLAALIALWLNLALGVAVLVQWPPALRFSLAFHAEDTFKYLPRISGMYEHPALLAASSLVVALLVLQLHRRRELGRAALALALLGAAGALALAQVRNALVPAGLLLAWCAWPRSGLSRQHRRLAAAALLGLAALSVLVLWQRYADMTSASRENLLTAVSLGRTYLWAGAVEAWRGHPWFGLGPGVFQFLVPDYTGGRFLRGELHAHNLVLAALSETGLCGLLAGLGLLHVLWAPLLRAGGGMRRWALAWLCLLLGVGVFDFYLPFYPFSLHAALAVALLHAIARKMPCRPDPELRGDSSPRFRMHRDRTARSRRSG
- a CDS encoding undecaprenyl-phosphate glucose phosphotransferase, with amino-acid sequence MKDGQRAPSGARFPSLIGDGMALATAALKFADALVVLGSGLLAYALRTGQPELPEASQYFYALLASVLLTLLVFVQLALYRSWRLAMPTMMAGRVLLGWGVVLGVLASLSFLSKTGPSFSRLWFLYWAGLGACGLIGVRLLLDRALRWLHRRGMGTRRIAVLGPHERVAQVAERIRSGPWSGLEMVPVPEAIHAGDLAALPRWLDDHGVAEVWLAWPMREESLIRESVRRLGATSVHVRWIPDIFAFRMIHHGMAELAGTPLLELSVRPLPRSSRLLKACLDTSVAATLLLLASPLMLVLAAGVRLSSPGPVIFRQQRQGWDGRPFEVWKFRSMRLHDERQFPPQTARGDARVTRFGAFMRRTSLDELPQLFNVLQGRMSMVGPRPHALAHGAQYQDLIPNYLQRHRVKPGITGWAQVNGLRGETDTLEKMRKRVEFDLYYIQHWSLWLDLSIITQTCVIVLFDRDAS